A region of the Thamnophis elegans isolate rThaEle1 chromosome 1, rThaEle1.pri, whole genome shotgun sequence genome:
ACTACTCCTGATTTTCAAAGCTGAAGCCACATCCAAATGGAAGTATCCATTGTGTAGGGTATTTTTTATATAAATTCCTGCAAAGATCCGTTTTATAATAATCAAAATTGAATAGAAAAACATGCATTCTAGTCATTCAGATAATTCCTTGAAGCAATCACTGGAAAGCAGTGATTGACCtgatatgtatgtaatgtatgtttGGTATCTATACAGTTGTTGCCCTttcattgagtatggtttgtgtgtgttttcttatGTTTGAAAAGTCCTTCAGAGAGTTGAGGTGTGTATGTTGGAATGAATGTATTGAAAATGTGACCTCTTTGCTTCTGCATCTGATAATCGCCAGCCATTAACATCAGGGCTAAAATGTTGCATTAGAGCAGGGCTCTTcacacttggcaattttaagacttgtggacctcaacttccagaattccccagcctgtatAGCtttgctggttggagaattctgggaactgaagcccACATGtttaaaagttaccaagtttggagatcccatTAAGAGGCAAATATTTTGAAGTTGAATACTGAAGCATGCATGCTTCAGTGCTGATTCTTTGCTTGCCGCTGAATGGGTCTTTTAAGATTTGCCTGCCTTTTTTTCCACCTTctaatttttgtttcctttttgtcaTTTACAGATACCTTTTTATACATTTGTGTTAGATAATAACACTGGTGAACCAGGCTCTGGAGAAGAAGATAACTTCACAGGGCTATGCTTTGAACAGGAAAACGAAGATTTCAACCGAATCTTCTTACCCACCATCTTCTCCATCATCTTTTTGACAGGAATTGTTGGCAATGGCTTGGTGATTATTGTCATGGGTTTCCAAAAGAAGCTGAAGAGCATAACTGACAAGTATAGAGTCCATCTCTCAGTAGCCGATCTCCTCTTTGTCATCAGCTTGCCCTTCTGGTCTGTGGATGCTGTGATAAGCTGGTACTTTGGTGAAGTCTTGTGTAAAATTGTTCATATCGTTTACACTGTCAATTTATACAGCAGTGTCCTGATCCTGGCCTTCATCAGCTTAGATCGGTACTTGGCGATTGTACATGCTACCAACAGTCAGAGAGCTCGGAAATTGTTGGCCAATAGGATTGTCTACATCGGTGTTTGGCTGCCAGCTTTGCTGTTGACTATACCTGACATTATGTTTGCTCGTGTTACTGAGATTGGTGGAAAATACATGTGCCAGCGATTTTACACTAACCAGACCTGGCAGATCCCCTTCCAATTCCAGCAAATTTTAGTAGGCCTCATCTTGCCTGGTCTTATCATACTGACTTGTTACTGCATTATAATTTCTAAGCTGTCAAAATCAAAGGGTCACCAAAAACGTAAAGCCTTGAAGACAACGGTCATCCTGATTGTGGCTTTCTTTGCCTGCTGGCTACCATACTACATTGTTCTCACCATAGATACTTTCATCCTCCTCCGGTACATCAAGCGAGGCTGCAGTTTTGAAATGCTGGTGCGTAAGTGGACCACTATTACCGAAAGCCTGGCGTTCTTCCACTGTTGTCTGAATCCCATCCTATATGCTTTTCTGGGTGCCAAATTCAAGACATCGGCTCAAAATGCACTCACCTCCGTCAGCAGGGGATCAAGCCTTAAGATCCTGTCCAAAGGCAAGCGTGCAGGACATTCTTCTGTTTCAACAGAATCGGAGTCTTCCAGCTTCCATTCCAGCTAACATAATTTCCTGTTTTCTTTCATGCCTGTAATGAAATGAGACTTAACAAACATACAGCCTCGTTTGTACATACTGTATAGTCACTCACAACATTTTGGAAGGGAGAAATAAACCCTCCAAGATAATATACAAGTTTATTCCCAATTGgaatattttgtttcctattagTTTTCTGTGGAAATTGATggacttatttataaaaaaatattaaaaacttttACATGTTGATGAGAGAGTGTCTGGGCAGGGCCTAAAAAGGTTATGTGTCAAAGTTGTATAGGTTGTTGTACAGATAATGACTTTAAACACTTATAGATAGTAGCGTTGTTGATGTGCACAAGCTGTTTGTACATAAAAGAATGCTTCCAACATATTTGTTGAAAGACTGTTTAATCATTGTGGATATTTAGGATTTCTGTGCCCAGTTTGTGGGTAATGTTTTGTTTTATACTACTTCAGTGGTAGGCAGTGGATATAATCCCGACCTTTCCAGAGGAAACATCAAAATACATGGATTTGAATGCGGCTGGATTGCATCCAGTggcacttaacaaccaaaatacCTTCAGGCAGGTGCCTTTTGGTAATAAAGTAATTTTGCTGATCGCTGCCATTATAAAGTTGCCAATAAAAAATGTGAAGAAAATTCTGAATGCATTATTGTTGTGAGTTGTATGCCCTTGTCGTTTGCCTACTTTCGATTCTACTTTTCTCCGTTTTTGAAGTTATAGAGAAGAATAGATAGGTTATTATGCAGTCCTGATAGAGAATTCTTTGATCTGTAGTCCACATCGGTGTTTCCTTATACATTTCATAGACCAAACCAAGATTTTGGTAAACCTTGTGCAAATCACTATGTTTTCCTTCACGTAGATAGGATTCATCTGCAAAAGTACTTCCTTATCTGAAACGAAGGTGCAGCCCTAGAAAGAATCCAACATAATATACATCCATGCCCTTGTCTTGAGTAAGAGAGCAGAGCTAAAGCAATGTGGTTTGCCTTGACAGAATACATTTCAAGCCTTTTGATAAAATAGATGGCTCAATACGATGACATGTTTCTGTGTCTTTGAATTTGGATTATGACCCTTGCTCTtcctgaagtccacccatttttgCAAGAGCTTTTGTTACAAACAAAATGTGTATGCGTCCATGTGTTTTATGTGTGCTTTCCCGAGGGTGATGGGAACTTTGCACACTTGAAGTAAGAAACACCAGCACCATTACATTCCTCCTTTGCCTTGTTCTTTTTTACCAgtacattgttttttttccccaccatcacacatacacataaaaatacaccagcggtgggattccaaaccttttcctaccggttctatgagagcgCTTTGCACATACACACAGCACTCAAAAACCTCCCTTGGTGTCAGCGTTGGTGAGGCAATCCGCTCTACCGCACAAATcaactgagctaaaaaaaaaagggaatatacAGGACAGGGCACAGCAGGGGCAGGAGGGTgggaccaaccagaggtggtatttgccagttttccaaactactcaaaatgtctgctaccggttcgttagaactggtctgaaccactTCTGAAACACACACAACCTTGTCCCCCTAATTTAAATTTAGTCAAGTAGTCCTGTATCAGGGCCTGGCATGTTTCTGCAGCCAGGAAGGATATCACCTAAGGAATTAATTCATTGCACTTCATTAGAACTGGAACATAACCCTGTAACCCTCCATAGTAGTATGCCTTTTATTCCACCTCTGAAAGAAAGGAATGTGTGTAGTAAGCCTTAGTTTAAAGGGAGGAAGCCCTCTTAAGTCCCTTCGTTTACTCTTTGATCATGTTGTGGTTATAAGACTTCAAATGTCCTTGGACAAGCATTTTGTAAGAAGAAGCTTCAACATTCAAGTGTAACAAGAATCAAAAAGACAAAGTAGGATCCCttagaaaagaaaacactttgTTGTACAAAAAGTGATAAACAAGCTGTGTTTTGCCTTCTTGTGTTCTTAGAGCAAGCTGAATGAAGGCTATGGTAAAAGCAAGCGCTTCATGGATATATTTATGCAATTCATTAtcacaataaaggtttgaataaATCTTAAGATAAGTAAGATCTCTGCAGAAGTGATAGTTCTGTGATAGGAGTGGCTATGGCCAAAATAAAGTATCCAACAATGCTCCATGAAACCATTATAAGAACTGTTGCTGGACAATGAAGCAAAATGCTAAAATACAAATGCTTAATCCTTTCCAAcagggttggttggttggttggttttgtgCCTTCAAATTAATAGTTGACTCCTAGTGATCGTATAAACTAGTCACtgcggttttcttggcaaggtttttcagaagtggtttggcattgcttccttcctcaggctgagagaaaatgaatgaCCCAAGGTCACTTAGCTGGATTTGTGCCAAAGGTAAAACTGGTTCACTGTCTCATAGTTTTCAGtatgatgtcttaaccactaaaccaaactgggtCTTTGCTATGACTTCTACATCCCAGGGTAAGGTTAGGTCAAGGTCCACTTAGTAAATGATAACAAAATTAACTGAAATATAATTTGGTGTagaggttaaggcatcaggctaaaaactgggagactcagttctaatcccaccttagttGCAAAGCCAGttggtgaccttggaccagtgatttttagtcctaggaaggaggcaatgataaACCACTTCTGCAAATTATTGCCAAGAAACATCCAGGTAGTCTCTGAGAAAtaaacatgattgaatggaagaaaaaaaccaTAGTAAATTATCTAGCAGTAATTAAGCATCTGGTCATTACCTAGCTCATTTGGACACCAAAATTAATAGAGAACTGCTATAAATTCTAGTCCCCCTGTATTCTGCATTCAGTGAAACCTACTTATCCGATGGGATTTAGGATTCTTGTCCTATACTCAGGTGATACTATAAAATTAATCATTTCTACAGCCTAACCTGTCTCACATTTGGGGCTGCAAATGTCTTTCTGAACTTCCTTGAAAAAAAGAACAGGATGGAAATGTAATAAAGTAATCACTGATTTGGGGTATTCATGAACCATCTTTGAAAGTAAATTTGTTTCAGAATAATGCTCTCATTTTTGTCTAATTGAACTATTCTTTTTTCATGAGGAAAATCATTTTCCTCCTGATTACACAATTTCAGCATCTAAAAAGGCTTGGCTTTCACAGCCACTCTTGCATCTTAGAACTAATTCAAATCAGTGATAGCatctttgaagaagaagaaaactaacCTTTATCTATACCAACACTGAGATGTTTTATTGTTACCATATTTAACCCATTTTATGGTAAGATCAGCTTGTGGTTCTGTTTGCATTAATGCCCATATGAGCAGTTCAAATTAAATCATAGGCCCATTTCTAAAATTGGATTGTAACATATTGAAAAAGTTTAGCAAACAACTAATGGATCTTTCCATTAGATCAGAGTAACAAAGGTTAAGAGGCTGTCAATTCTCACATTCATCAGTGAAAGCTGCTTATGATAGTCAGCCGGGAAGCCCCTTTTAAACTGGTAAGAAAACAGCCATTTAGGCAGAGAAGTGAGAGATGGCCAGAGTGCTCCAAAAACAACAATTCTTTCTTGCAAGAGATCTTACACATCCACTCACAGACCCTCAAAGGTTTATTGTATGAGGTAAAAGATAATTTTGGTTATCCTTCTGTTCCACATACCAAAGCCTAGAGAATAGTGGCTGAACGTTACAGTCCTCGCTTAATGATTGGTAACTAATTGACCATTTAAGGTTTCGatgaacatccccccccccccaaaggcactCATGATCCAGTTCCAGAGTTCCAATCACAGCGCACATATCCCATGGTCCAGAGGTTGGTTGCAAATCCCGGGGCTACTGTTTTGCTCATTGTTAGATCGGCGGCAGGAAAGACgaagaggcgtctgaggtaaccttcaacagtttattacaggcaagaacagagAGAACAGAAACTGTGAGTAGACaggcacctctcctccgtctgacagccttttatactgagctgtcagacggacgagccaatagccttgcgtatgacagcccggcaaccggcaggcgcgtctgattggctaagacgcgcctggctgctgctgagctgtcattcgtaagtccgaggacttacgaggctacaacacTCACGTGCAGAacgcttctgcatatgcgcagaagacCTCCCGCcatcgccactaccagttcacctgatccgggccaaaccgggagcaacccacctctgccatggtcacatgactcgCATTTTGGCCACTTGGGAACCAGCTCACCATTACAGTGGGTTGCACTGttccatggtcacgtgacatgatttatgacagtttttgccagaaaccagcctTTTTGGCACAGAAACTCCCATAGGAACGCACTGACTTGCTTAATCATGgcattcacataacaactgctacattcacttaatgactgccacaaaaaagttaaaaaaccaGTTCGATCACACAGGtacctcgacttatgaccatcatgacGTACAACAGGAATTCCAGGCTCCGTTATGGTTGCAGGTTGAGGAGTGTAGTTCAACATAGCAACAGATCAGGATTCTCTAGGGCATTAGAAAGATTACTGAATAGCTCAAGAGAATTCAAGGTATATATAGCATCTGTTCTCCCAAATCTGTGCTTGTCCCTCCAGAATCAGCAACCACCTCATTCTGCTGAAGAGTAGAGTCTAAAATGGCATAGTTTAAGCGGGCAGATTAGATGAGAACGATTGAACGACAGTAACCAACCTGTTGACAAATGTGGCTTTTGTCCTTTCCTAAAGTAAAGAGATGAACTATCTCACTATCACTAAATACAGCATGTTAACAAGTCAAGGACATTCCAGTAAAACCCTGGATACGAGAGAGCAATGGGCTCAGAAGTGTGTCTGTTAAGTTCATTCTCTGGCACCCAAGCTGCAAAGGAGAAGATACCTTGAATGCTAATGAAATTTCGAGAAAAACACTAGATCTAGGGAACTTGGCTGAGAAAAACTAAATTATAATTTCCAGAACTCAGTAGTTGACATGAAAGATTCATTCCATGCAGTAGATATTTCTGTTTCAAAAGGAATTTATGACTCAATTGAAATGAAATCTCTTAAATCA
Encoded here:
- the CXCR4 gene encoding C-X-C chemokine receptor type 4; this translates as MDPDIPFYTFVLDNNTGEPGSGEEDNFTGLCFEQENEDFNRIFLPTIFSIIFLTGIVGNGLVIIVMGFQKKLKSITDKYRVHLSVADLLFVISLPFWSVDAVISWYFGEVLCKIVHIVYTVNLYSSVLILAFISLDRYLAIVHATNSQRARKLLANRIVYIGVWLPALLLTIPDIMFARVTEIGGKYMCQRFYTNQTWQIPFQFQQILVGLILPGLIILTCYCIIISKLSKSKGHQKRKALKTTVILIVAFFACWLPYYIVLTIDTFILLRYIKRGCSFEMLVRKWTTITESLAFFHCCLNPILYAFLGAKFKTSAQNALTSVSRGSSLKILSKGKRAGHSSVSTESESSSFHSS